The following are encoded together in the Bacteroidota bacterium genome:
- a CDS encoding response regulator transcription factor, with the protein MNQEKPSVRILLADDHQLVREGLRSILENELQMTIIGQAETGRETIRLAHSLKPDVVIMDISMPDLNGIEATRQIIAQVEGVRVIALSMHADKRYVGEMLSAGATGYLLKHSALDELERAIQTVLAGKIYVSPDIAGIVVQDYLQHLSSSPAAQPSQLTAREREILQLIAEGTSTKDIAARLHVSVPTIDTHKQHIMEKLNLYSIAELTKYAIRAGLTSLE; encoded by the coding sequence ATGAACCAGGAGAAACCCTCCGTGCGGATCCTCCTCGCAGACGACCACCAGCTCGTCCGCGAGGGCTTGCGAAGCATCCTGGAAAACGAGCTCCAGATGACGATCATCGGCCAGGCGGAGACCGGCCGTGAAACCATACGGCTCGCCCACTCCCTCAAGCCCGACGTCGTGATCATGGATATCTCGATGCCCGACCTGAACGGGATCGAGGCGACGCGCCAGATCATCGCCCAGGTCGAGGGGGTCCGCGTTATCGCCCTCTCGATGCACGCCGACAAGCGGTACGTGGGCGAGATGCTCTCCGCCGGAGCGACCGGGTATCTTCTGAAACATAGCGCGCTCGACGAACTGGAGCGCGCGATCCAAACCGTCCTCGCGGGCAAGATCTACGTCAGTCCGGATATTGCCGGGATCGTCGTCCAGGATTACCTCCAGCATCTTTCGTCATCGCCCGCCGCCCAGCCTTCACAACTCACTGCACGGGAGCGGGAGATCCTCCAGCTCATCGCCGAAGGCACCTCCACCAAGGATATCGCCGCACGGCTCCATGTGAGCGTTCCCACGATCGACACGCACAAACAGCATATTATGGAGAAGCTGAATCTCTATAGTATCGCCGAACTCACCAAGTATGCCATCCGGGCGGGTTTAACCTCGCTCGAGTAG
- a CDS encoding T9SS type A sorting domain-containing protein, with the protein MGGELASRLTYPDPFNPSGIDFDLPDKALVTLTILDTAGQEVTTLIDNVVYDAGTHHVEVGSSQWAQNPGNAQGIYFYRLSAEYGGKSYIDTKKIILARP; encoded by the coding sequence ATGGGAGGGGAACTCGCATCAAGGTTAACCTATCCGGATCCTTTCAATCCGTCCGGGATCGATTTTGATCTGCCGGACAAAGCCCTGGTAACACTGACGATTCTCGACACCGCCGGACAGGAGGTAACGACGCTCATCGACAACGTCGTTTACGACGCCGGCACGCACCACGTGGAAGTCGGGTCGTCTCAATGGGCGCAAAATCCGGGCAACGCGCAGGGAATTTATTTTTACAGGCTCTCCGCCGAGTACGGCGGAAAAAGCTATATCGATACGAAGAAAATCATCCTCGCAAGGCCGTGA